Genomic segment of Prochlorococcus marinus CUG1417:
ATCTAGACCTTTTCATAAATTTGTTCCAGAACATAAATTATTTAGTAAAGAAAAATCCTCCCAATTTTTGATCAATATTATTAAAAATCAATCACCAGAATCTACAGGAAAATTTATTGCATGGGACAACTCGGAGATACCTTGGTAAACGAAATTTTTTTTATATCAATAGATCTTTAATTCAATATTTTTTTTATTTCTCTAGCAAGTAAATCAATCTCAGCTTCTGTAGTCATTTGATGTACGCATGCTCTAAACCATTTTGGGTCTTCTAAAACTCTAATCCAAATTTTCTTTTCTCCAAGTTTCTTTACAAATTTATCCTTATCTTTAATATTTTCGATATTAAAACTAACAATCCCATTTAAATAATTTTTTTCTAAAACTAATTCAACTCCCTTTGATTGATTTAATTCATCCCAAAGTTTTCTACTTAATTTTTTGATATTTTTGTTTTTTTCTTTTTCATGGCAGTCTTTATCCAAAAGATCTAAAGAATTCCGGAGCCCAGCAAGTAAAGGAATGCAAGAGGTAGCTATTTCAAATTTCCTTGCATCATCATGAAAAAGATTATCTGAAGGCTCATAAATACCTTGTTCTTTTTTTAATGATTTCCAACCAATTATTGTTGGATCTGTTTCATGAATAAATCTATCTGAGACATAAATGGCTCCAAGTCCTTCTGGTCCACATGCCCATTTATGAGAAGTTATTGAATATAAATCAGAATAAAAAACTTCTTTTTCAATATTTATGTGCCCAAAGGTTTGAGCACCATCAACAAGTAAATAAGAATCTTCTCGATTATTTTTTAATTCGATAGAAATTTGTTTTAAAGGAATTTTATATCCAAAGTTCCATAAGATATGAGAAATAATTAGGATCTTAGTCTTACTATTTAGATTTTTCAAAATCTCTAAAATTATATTTTCGTCGTTTAGATTTTTAATTTTTTGGATTGGCAGAATTTTGAATATTAATTTATTTCTTCTGCAAAATTCTCGACTTGCAGCCACTACTCCAGGATGTTCACAGTCACTTATTAACAATTCTTCTCCCTCTTCTACTTTTATTCCCCAAAAGGGCAAAATCATACCGGAAGAGATATTTTCGGTTAAAGCTACATTCTTTGAATTGACACCTAATTTTTGCGCAATGACTCTTTTTGTGGTCAATATTTCTTTGTAAATAAAAGGCCACATATCATTGGTAAATGGTCCTAAATCTTGGATAATTTCCCAAGTTTTAACTATTGCTTCTAGAGAAGATTTTGGTAATGGCCCTTGACCGCCATAGTTAAAATAATACTTATTTTTTAATGCGGGTATTTGATCTCTTAGATTATTTCTCATGGAAATTTATATTGTATTTTCAACTCTTGAATTTTTTTAAATATTGCCCACTAAAGTTACTGTTCTAAATTCAATATCCTCTATTACTTTCCAAGGTTCAGCGCTCCTTTCTGCAAATTTTAAATTTTTAAATCCTAGTTCTTTAAAATCACTAATAAACTCTGGCTCATACCATGCTCCACTAATACATCCTGTCCATAAATCATGATCATTTTGCAATCTTAAAGGAACTTTTTTGTTAGAGACGATATCGCTAATTGCAATTCTTCCATTATCGTTTAAAACTCTTTTTATGTTATTTAGAAGGTTATTTCTAGATTCTGGACTTACCAAGTTTAAAACGCAATTACTTAAAATAATATCAACTGATTTATCTGCGATTAATGGATTTAAATCTTTATCTAATTCATCAAGTTTTTCAATTGAACCTTCTAGAAATTCTGTATTGTTGAAACCTATATTTTTTGTAACTTCTTTAGATGCTGATCTTGATAAAGAAAGCATGTCAGGATTCTGATCAACTCCAATAACTTTCCCTTCTTCCCCAACAATTTGGGCACAAATGAAAGCATTTTTGCCGCTACCACTTCCAAGATCTAAGACTATATCATTTTTTTGAACATATTTTGTTGGATCACCACACCCATAGTCTCTTTCTATAACCTCTTGAGGAATTGCTTCAAGTAAAACGGGATTAAATCCAACTGGTGTACAAAGACAACTTTCTTTTTCTTGTGCGGCTGAGCCATATCTTTCTTGAATTGCATCTTTATGATCGAATTGATTTGGCGCTTTATTCGACGTGTTTGTATTACAGCAACTTTCAGACATATTTTTTAAAGGACTCTTGATAAATATAGCCAAAAAAAAAGCCCCTGAAAAAGGGGCTTTTAATTTGTTTAATTAAATTATTTAGTGTAATTAACACCTCTGTAATTTAATTCTGCTTTTTCATTACTTGAAGAAGCGTCATCCATTCTGTTGGTGTATACGTTTCTTCTGTAGGTAAGTTCAACAAGTTGCTTTT
This window contains:
- a CDS encoding aminotransferase class V-fold PLP-dependent enzyme; translation: MRNNLRDQIPALKNKYYFNYGGQGPLPKSSLEAIVKTWEIIQDLGPFTNDMWPFIYKEILTTKRVIAQKLGVNSKNVALTENISSGMILPFWGIKVEEGEELLISDCEHPGVVAASREFCRRNKLIFKILPIQKIKNLNDENIILEILKNLNSKTKILIISHILWNFGYKIPLKQISIELKNNREDSYLLVDGAQTFGHINIEKEVFYSDLYSITSHKWACGPEGLGAIYVSDRFIHETDPTIIGWKSLKKEQGIYEPSDNLFHDDARKFEIATSCIPLLAGLRNSLDLLDKDCHEKEKNKNIKKLSRKLWDELNQSKGVELVLEKNYLNGIVSFNIENIKDKDKFVKKLGEKKIWIRVLEDPKWFRACVHQMTTEAEIDLLAREIKKILN
- a CDS encoding methyltransferase domain-containing protein produces the protein MSESCCNTNTSNKAPNQFDHKDAIQERYGSAAQEKESCLCTPVGFNPVLLEAIPQEVIERDYGCGDPTKYVQKNDIVLDLGSGSGKNAFICAQIVGEEGKVIGVDQNPDMLSLSRSASKEVTKNIGFNNTEFLEGSIEKLDELDKDLNPLIADKSVDIILSNCVLNLVSPESRNNLLNNIKRVLNDNGRIAISDIVSNKKVPLRLQNDHDLWTGCISGAWYEPEFISDFKELGFKNLKFAERSAEPWKVIEDIEFRTVTLVGNI
- a CDS encoding DUF4278 domain-containing protein; translation: MTTLTYRGKNYVQNKEAAKKQLVELTYRRNVYTNRMDDASSSNEKAELNYRGVNYTK